The window TCCCCTGACGACGCTGCTCTTCGCCCTGTCCCACCTCGTGGCGCTGCCGGCCTGGCTGAGACTGGCGACCTTTTTTCCCGGTCTCGTCATGGGGGTGCTGCGCCACCGCAACGGCTCCGTGCTACCCGCCATCGTCTACCACGCGCTCTGCAACGTCTGGGCCGTCTGGTGGGCCCCCCTGCCCTGAGATTACACAACAAGGAGGTCTTTTATAATGCCCCGGGAAACTATAAAGAAAGGGTGCCTCTTCGTTTTCCTCACGTTCCTGTGCGCCCTGTCGGCGCCCCTATCGGCCTTCGCCGAAAGGGACGTTTTGGAGTTGCGCATCCCCTGCCGCGTCGGCGAGAGCGCCTGCGTCGTCATGCCGGACGGCTCGACGGTCCCCCTCGGGACGGTTCGCAGGCTGCCCGTCAAGACGAACTGGCCGGCCTACACGGCCAGCAAGTGGGGAACGCCGGGCACGGTCTGTGCCTCGGCCGTAAACGCCGTGCATATGCTGGTGGACGTCGAGAAGGGCCGCGGCCGCATCCTCAGCGTCGTCCCCGCGATGACGGTCGCGCCGGCGGCGGCGGCCGGCGCGTTCTTCGCACTCGACTTTCCCGCGGGGACCGGGTTCTTCGGAGGCTTCGCCCCCGTCACGGGGTCCCCCGTCCAGATCGAGGCCCCGGACGGGACGCGGCGCACCCTGGATGGGGCGCCGCGGGAGGGGGAGACCCTGGTGATCGAAACCTCTCTGCCAGACCGCCCCGGGACCTGGATGGCGGACATCGAGAACCGACCCGGCGGGCGCGTGATCGCGTGGACGAAGGACGGACCCCGCATAGCGGCCCGCGTCGTCCGTCCCGTCGGTGGAGTGGGGCGCTTCGGCGGGACCGAGTTCCAGAGGGTCGGGCGAGTTCGCGCTTCACATACGGGGGTCATCGACATCGCGACCTCCCCGCGCGGGTCGGTGGGCGGCATCCAGATTATGCCGCTCGTCCACGCCCTGACGTCGAGGGAGATGGCGAACGCATGGAAGCTGACCCAGTGGATGATCCTGGCCCCGCTGCCCGGCCGACCGATGCTGGAGGGGACCGCCCCCCTGTTCAAGGGGACGCTCGTCCCCGGAACGCAGGGGGACGAGCGTTTGGCCGACCTCTGGAGCACCTATGGCCGCCGCCCTCTGGTCCTCTGCCGCCGAAGCGGCGGCCCGTGGGAACACCTGCCCGCCGTCTCCGGACGGCAGGACGGGGCCCTGAGGGACGTGACGCACCTGCGCCTCTATTTCCCCTTCTGGGACGGGCCTCAGGGGAAGCGTTGACCAGGACGAACTTTGTACAGAGGTATGCAGGTCCTCCGTGAGAGAGGCTGGAGAGAAGGTAGAGGTAGAGAGAGGAGTAGAAAGAAAGAAGACAGGCAGGCCGGCGCTTTCTCCGGACTGTGACGGAATGTGCTTTGTCCTCGCCATCAAGCCCTGACGTACCGCTGGTTTCGGCTGTTGGGTTTATCGGGGATCGTCATTCTAAGCCTTCCGGAGTCAAGCAGCGGTCTCAGTATTTTTGCCCTGAAGCGCTCACGGCGGGCAATGCCCACAAAAGCCTGGATCTCCTCGCGCGTCCTCGGCTCGACGCAAAATGCCAGGATTTTCTCTTCGTACCCAACTTGCTCGCTATCTTGCTCATTCTCTTGCTCGTTATCTTGATCAGAAGCGAGCAAGTTGGAGCTCGTCTCCTTCAAAATTTCATACAGGGCCGAAAGCGTAAATTCGATGAACACGCCGGAATCGTTGGCACGACGGGAGTCCTCAATCGCCTTGTAATACTGGAGACGATTCTCGTAAAGCACCGACTCCATCGGTATCCAGGCAAGGATGGAGTTCCATTTGGCCAGCAGGAGCGTCTGCCAGAGCCGCCCCATACGTCCGTTGCCGTCGGCAAAAGGATGGATGATCTCTATCTCGTAATGCAGAATCGCGCTCTTCAGCACGGGATGCAGGTCCGAGCCCTTCGCCCAGGCGAATAAGTCCGACATCAATTTGGGCACGAACTGCGGCCTTGCCCCGACATGCACCACCGCGCCTCCATCGAACACGCCGACATCGCCGCTTCGGAAGCGGCCCGCTTCCTTCACCAGGCCCTGAGCCATCAGCCTGTGGGCACTCAGGAAGTCGGCAATCTCATAGGGGTCGAAGGTCATAATCCTGTCATAAGCCTCGTAGGCGTTTTTGACCTCTTTGACCTCCGCCTGCCCGCCCGCGACCACCCTGCCCTTGATGACGGCGGTCACCTCTCCCAGCGTGAGGGAATTGCCCTCTATGGCAAGGGAGGAATGGATGGTCCTCAAGCGATTTTCGCGGTGCAGCTTAATATCGCGCGTGAAGCCAGTGCCAAATTCAAGACGGGTCACGGTCTCAACGATCTTCGCCAGGTAGTCGGCTGCTTTTTCCGTGATTGTATAAGGCGGCCTGCCCATCCTCATCCCTCCATCTTCCTTCATCCCTCCATCCTCACGCACTCCCTCACGCCGTTTTCGGCAGCAAGAGGCCCCGCCACGGTCGGCGAAGGCCCCTTGTCATCCGTCCAAATCACTTGGAGGGCTACGGCTTGCCTACCGTAACGCTCTTTACCGCCCCGTCCTTCCCGAACTGGACGCTCATTCCCCTGCCGTCCGGCTCGGCATAGCGCCACTGGCCGGAGGCCAATTGGTACGGGTACCCCACGCTCGAGACGAGCTCCTTCTGCGTCATCCCAACCCTCACCCCGTTTTTCAGCTCGCGGCCGGAGGAGGTGAGCTGAAGCCGGGTAACCGCATCGCCGCTCAGGGTGACCGTCAGGCCCTGCCAGCCTAAGGAGGACGCCTTGCTCCGGGCCGGCTGTCCCAGGGCCGCAGCCAGCTCCGCCCTGTTGGCCCCGAAGGATCTCAGCAGCACGTCCGTATACCCCTTGGGCAGCGCCTCCCCCACGGGCAGGAAATACCGCCCATAGATCCAACCCTCCTTGCTGTCTCCGGTACGGACTCGATACCAGACGCCCGAGAGCGTTCCGGAGACGCCCTCCCAGGTGTCCAGGATCTCGGCCTGGGCGTT of the uncultured Fretibacterium sp. genome contains:
- a CDS encoding Fic family protein gives rise to the protein MKEDGGMRMGRPPYTITEKAADYLAKIVETVTRLEFGTGFTRDIKLHRENRLRTIHSSLAIEGNSLTLGEVTAVIKGRVVAGGQAEVKEVKNAYEAYDRIMTFDPYEIADFLSAHRLMAQGLVKEAGRFRSGDVGVFDGGAVVHVGARPQFVPKLMSDLFAWAKGSDLHPVLKSAILHYEIEIIHPFADGNGRMGRLWQTLLLAKWNSILAWIPMESVLYENRLQYYKAIEDSRRANDSGVFIEFTLSALYEILKETSSNLLASDQDNEQENEQDSEQVGYEEKILAFCVEPRTREEIQAFVGIARRERFRAKILRPLLDSGRLRMTIPDKPNSRNQRYVRA